A section of the Bradyrhizobium oligotrophicum S58 genome encodes:
- a CDS encoding septal ring lytic transglycosylase RlpA family protein, translated as MGIGQTDPAERAVRSAVAVLACLMVANCASSNKFASKVDPKYGVSSSPRVVGFGEPVPKGGGVYRIGKPYTVAGKTYVPEEDVNYRAEGMASWYGDDFHGRQTANGEVFDMTSLTAAHPTLPMPSYARVTNLANGKSLIVRINDRGPYHANRLIDVSNKAADLLEFKGTGVARVRVEYVGRAPLEGSDDVQLMATLRTGIPAPAPSLVRVASAKPFVPEMGAGRPIRGEIPMPEGRPYTLGNTSADMASIGATSEMSASSRTRGRSLENPRAVSYDQDGRYAAPASAASREASDGADEARGIMSGRGLY; from the coding sequence ATGGGGATTGGTCAAACAGATCCGGCCGAGAGAGCGGTGCGCAGCGCCGTCGCCGTTCTCGCCTGCCTGATGGTTGCGAACTGCGCCTCGTCGAACAAATTCGCCAGCAAGGTCGACCCGAAATATGGCGTGTCGTCGAGTCCGCGTGTCGTCGGCTTCGGCGAGCCGGTGCCGAAGGGCGGCGGCGTCTATCGAATCGGCAAGCCCTACACCGTCGCCGGGAAGACCTACGTTCCGGAAGAGGACGTGAACTACCGCGCCGAGGGCATGGCCTCCTGGTATGGCGACGACTTTCACGGCCGGCAGACCGCCAATGGCGAGGTGTTCGACATGACCTCGCTGACGGCGGCCCATCCGACCCTGCCTATGCCGAGCTATGCCCGCGTCACCAATCTCGCCAACGGCAAATCGCTGATCGTCCGCATCAATGATCGTGGCCCGTATCACGCCAACCGGCTGATCGACGTCTCCAACAAGGCGGCCGACCTGCTCGAGTTCAAGGGCACCGGCGTCGCGCGTGTCAGGGTCGAATATGTCGGCCGGGCACCGCTCGAAGGCTCCGACGACGTTCAGCTGATGGCCACGCTGCGCACCGGCATTCCGGCGCCGGCGCCGTCTTTGGTTCGCGTCGCCTCAGCCAAGCCGTTCGTGCCTGAAATGGGCGCGGGCCGACCGATTCGCGGCGAGATCCCGATGCCGGAGGGCCGTCCCTATACGCTGGGCAACACCTCCGCCGACATGGCTTCGATCGGTGCGACCTCGGAAATGTCGGCGTCCAGCCGGACGAGGGGACGCAGCCTCGAGAATCCGCGCGCCGTGTCCTATGATCAGGACGGGCGCTATGCAGCCCCCGCCAGCGCGGCCTCACGCGAGGCGTCTGATGGCGCCGATGAAGCCCGCGGCATCATGAGCGGCCGCGGCCTCTATTGA
- a CDS encoding IPT/TIG domain-containing protein produces the protein MTVSTSIALNSQITFSVNGATGPGATLVPKTGTQYNRIANSGLYNACGVDTNTGFPITGAGSDTSASIAGSNGGVYTITPIETIDPNNGNAYYVTYNLTMTTAPPTTSDTIILNYSSTTDVGTGVFGTTDSGLTISLTNVTPSISVTALSPNSGPTAGTNSVVITGTGFTGTTGAGGVKFGSNNATSYVVNSNTQITAVAPAGSAGTVNVTVTNGATSQVAAANQYTYVAAPTVSSIAPTSGAGSGGTSVVITGTGFSGATAVNFGATSATGFTVNSATQITATSPAGTGTVDVTVTTVGGTSATSAADQFTYVAAPTVTSISPTTGPGAGGTTVTITGTGFSGATAVNFGATPATGFTVNSATQITATSPAGTGTVDVRVTIPIGGTSATSASDQFTYIPAPTVTSISPTTGPVAGGTTVTITGTNFTGATAVNFGATPATGFTVNSATSITATSPAGTGTVDVQVTIPIGGTSATSASDQFTYVAAPTVTSISPTAGPTTGGTTVTITGTGFSGATAVTFGATPATGFTVNSATQITATSPAGTGTVDVTVTTVGGTSATSAADQFTYVAAPTVTSISPTSGPGGGGTTVTITGTNFSGATAVNFGATPATGFTVDSATQITATSPAGTGTPDVRVTTAGGTSATSAADQFTYIPAPTVTSISPTSGPVAGGTTVTITGTNFTGATAVNFGATPATGFTVNSATSITATSPAGTGTVDVRVTTAGGTSATSAADQFSYIGTPTVTSISPTAGPQTGGTTVVITGTNLSGATAVNFGATPATGFTVNSATQITATSPAGTGTVDVTVTTVGGTSATSAADQFTYVAAPTVTSISPTSGPGAGGTSVTITGTNLSGATAVNFGATPATGFTVNSATSITATSPAGTGTVDIRVTTAGGTSATSAADQFTYIPAPTVTSISPTSGPVAGGTSVTITGTNFTGATAVNFGATPATGFTVNSAASITATSPAGTGTVDVRVTTSGGTSATSASDQFTYLGPPTVTSISPTSGPVAGGTSVTITGTGFTGATAVNFGATPATGFTVNSATSITATSPAGTGAVDVRVTTPNGTSATSVADQFTYSPVPTVTSIAPTAGPLAGGTSVTITGTGFTGATAVNFGATPATGFTVNSATSITATSPAGTGTVDVRVTTAGGTSATSAADQFTYTAAPTVSSIAPTSGPAIGGTSVTITGSGFTGATAVNFGATPATGFTVNSATSITATSPAGTGTVDVRVTTAGGTSATSAADQFTYFGAPTVTSISPTSGPAAGGTTVTITGTGFAGTTGAGGVKFGAVNAASYTVNSATSITAISPAGSGTVDVTVTNSGQTSAASAVDRFAYLSAATQTALTSSQNPSQAGQAVTFTATVTGAGGTPTGTVTFSDNGTSIGTAALSGGVATFTTSALAVGSHTITASYGGSPSFVASTSPGLAQTVNVPLDSVRLRALQLNVTKMVAQNSGQAISGAIDDAIADGFNDGGAFLTPGNGRMRFNFSADPRDQDDVAALPGAAGSGSSAYGADRGGSLGTDGRSGRGRSRIDNAFAAIDPQAPKKAAPRWHEDKQWLLWADVRGTGIDRWGTMSTAGVTQASQSSLYGQQLNALMGVTYKAAPNFLIGALGGYETFSYTEQDINGKLKGDGWTVGAYLGWKMSPTLRYDATVAYSGIGYNGTAGTAQGNFNGQRWMMSTGLTGMYKAYGFLLEPSAKVYALWEHQNAYTDSLGTRQGTNDFASGRASGGLRAAYPLAWFDSGIVLTPFVGMYGDYYFNKQDASTLTDSGTGLASTPLLQGWSARATGGLGISTSGGASVGLGAELGGIGSTTRVWTYSARARVPFSAR, from the coding sequence AATGGCGCCACCGGTCCCGGCGCGACGCTCGTGCCGAAAACGGGCACACAATACAATCGAATCGCCAACAGCGGCCTGTACAATGCGTGCGGAGTCGACACCAATACTGGTTTTCCGATTACGGGGGCCGGATCCGACACATCCGCATCGATCGCTGGTTCGAATGGGGGCGTCTACACGATCACGCCGATCGAGACGATCGATCCCAATAACGGCAATGCCTACTACGTCACCTATAATCTGACGATGACGACGGCGCCGCCGACGACGTCCGACACGATCATTCTGAACTATTCGTCGACGACCGATGTCGGCACTGGCGTCTTCGGCACCACCGATAGTGGCCTGACCATCTCGCTCACGAACGTCACTCCCAGCATCTCCGTCACTGCATTGTCACCGAATTCCGGCCCGACCGCGGGTACCAACTCGGTCGTCATCACCGGCACTGGATTCACGGGGACCACGGGCGCCGGCGGCGTGAAGTTCGGTTCGAACAATGCGACCAGCTACGTGGTCAACTCCAACACCCAGATCACGGCGGTCGCGCCGGCCGGGTCGGCGGGCACCGTCAATGTGACGGTCACCAATGGCGCCACATCCCAGGTGGCGGCGGCGAATCAATACACCTATGTGGCCGCGCCCACGGTATCCTCGATCGCACCGACGTCGGGAGCCGGCTCCGGCGGTACATCTGTCGTCATTACCGGCACCGGCTTCAGCGGCGCGACCGCGGTCAATTTCGGCGCCACGTCTGCGACCGGCTTCACGGTCAACTCGGCCACCCAGATCACCGCGACGTCGCCGGCCGGGACCGGCACCGTCGATGTGACCGTCACCACTGTGGGCGGAACATCGGCCACAAGTGCCGCTGATCAATTCACCTATGTGGCTGCACCGACAGTGACCTCGATCTCGCCGACGACAGGTCCGGGTGCTGGCGGCACCACGGTGACGATCACCGGCACCGGCTTCAGCGGGGCGACCGCGGTCAACTTCGGCGCTACGCCTGCAACCGGCTTCACGGTCAACTCGGCCACACAGATCACCGCGACCTCGCCCGCTGGAACCGGCACGGTCGATGTCCGGGTGACGATTCCGATAGGCGGCACCTCGGCCACTTCGGCGTCGGATCAGTTCACCTACATCCCCGCCCCCACAGTCACCTCGATCTCGCCGACAACGGGTCCCGTCGCCGGCGGCACGACGGTGACCATCACCGGCACGAACTTCACCGGCGCCACCGCGGTCAATTTCGGCGCTACGCCTGCCACCGGCTTCACGGTCAATTCGGCGACGTCGATCACCGCGACCTCACCCGCTGGGACCGGCACGGTCGATGTCCAGGTGACGATTCCGATAGGCGGCACCTCGGCCACTTCGGCGTCGGATCAATTTACCTATGTCGCCGCGCCGACCGTGACCTCGATCTCGCCAACGGCCGGCCCGACCACCGGCGGCACCACGGTGACCATCACCGGCACCGGCTTCAGCGGCGCCACCGCGGTGACTTTCGGCGCCACCCCTGCCACCGGCTTCACGGTCAACTCGGCCACCCAGATCACGGCAACCTCGCCGGCCGGGACAGGAACGGTCGACGTGACCGTGACGACGGTCGGCGGAACGTCGGCAACCAGTGCAGCTGATCAATTCACTTACGTGGCCGCACCGACGGTGACATCGATCTCGCCGACATCGGGACCAGGAGGTGGCGGCACCACGGTGACCATCACCGGCACCAACTTCAGCGGGGCGACCGCGGTGAATTTCGGCGCGACGCCGGCGACCGGCTTCACGGTCGACTCGGCCACACAGATCACCGCGACTTCGCCAGCGGGAACGGGCACCCCCGACGTCCGCGTCACGACCGCCGGTGGCACCTCGGCCACCTCGGCTGCCGACCAGTTCACCTACATCCCTGCACCGACCGTCACCTCGATCTCGCCGACCTCGGGGCCGGTGGCCGGCGGCACCACGGTCACCATCACCGGCACGAACTTCACCGGTGCGACCGCCGTGAATTTCGGCGCCACGCCTGCGACCGGGTTCACCGTTAATTCGGCGACCTCCATCACGGCGACCTCCCCGGCCGGCACGGGGACGGTCGATGTCAGGGTCACCACTGCGGGCGGCACCTCGGCCACCTCTGCGGCCGACCAGTTCAGCTATATTGGGACGCCAACGGTGACATCGATCTCGCCGACGGCGGGTCCGCAGACTGGCGGCACGACGGTGGTCATCACCGGCACGAACCTGAGCGGCGCCACTGCGGTGAACTTCGGTGCGACGCCGGCGACCGGCTTCACGGTCAATTCAGCGACGCAGATCACGGCGACCTCGCCCGCGGGCACCGGCACCGTCGACGTGACGGTGACGACCGTCGGCGGCACCTCCGCCACCTCGGCGGCCGACCAGTTCACTTATGTCGCCGCGCCGACGGTGACATCGATCTCGCCGACGTCCGGGCCCGGTGCTGGCGGCACCTCCGTGACCATCACCGGCACGAATCTCTCCGGCGCCACGGCGGTCAATTTCGGCGCGACGCCGGCAACCGGCTTCACGGTCAATTCGGCCACCTCGATCACGGCGACATCGCCCGCCGGCACCGGCACCGTCGACATCAGAGTCACCACCGCGGGCGGCACCTCGGCGACCTCGGCAGCCGACCAGTTCACCTACATCCCTGCACCGACCGTCACCTCGATCTCGCCGACCTCGGGGCCGGTGGCCGGCGGCACCTCTGTGACCATCACCGGCACGAACTTCACCGGAGCGACCGCGGTGAATTTCGGTGCCACGCCGGCGACCGGCTTCACGGTCAATTCGGCCGCCTCGATCACGGCGACATCGCCCGCCGGCACCGGCACCGTCGACGTCAGGGTGACCACCTCCGGCGGCACCTCGGCCACTTCGGCCTCGGATCAATTCACCTATCTCGGCCCGCCGACCGTGACATCGATTTCGCCGACATCCGGGCCTGTCGCCGGCGGTACTTCGGTGACCATCACCGGCACCGGCTTCACCGGGGCGACTGCAGTGAATTTCGGCGCAACGCCTGCGACCGGGTTCACCGTCAATTCCGCCACCTCGATCACGGCCACCTCACCGGCGGGGACCGGCGCGGTCGATGTTCGCGTGACCACGCCGAACGGCACCTCGGCAACGTCAGTCGCCGATCAGTTCACGTATTCGCCGGTCCCGACGGTGACGTCGATCGCGCCGACCGCAGGGCCCTTGGCGGGAGGCACCTCCGTGACCATCACCGGCACCGGCTTCACCGGCGCCACGGCGGTGAATTTCGGCGCCACGCCTGCGACCGGCTTCACGGTCAATTCGGCGACCTCGATCACCGCGACATCGCCGGCCGGCACCGGCACGGTGGACGTCCGCGTCACCACCGCGGGCGGCACGTCGGCAACCTCGGCGGCGGATCAATTCACCTATACCGCAGCTCCGACGGTCAGCTCGATTGCACCAACCTCCGGACCTGCGATCGGCGGCACGTCGGTCACCATCACCGGCTCCGGATTCACAGGAGCAACGGCGGTCAATTTCGGCGCGACTCCGGCGACCGGCTTCACGGTCAACTCGGCGACCTCGATCACTGCGACCTCGCCAGCGGGGACCGGCACCGTCGACGTCAGGGTCACCACCGCCGGAGGCACCTCGGCGACCTCGGCAGCCGACCAGTTCACCTATTTCGGCGCGCCCACTGTGACTTCGATCTCGCCGACGTCGGGGCCTGCGGCGGGCGGCACAACGGTGACCATCACGGGCACCGGATTCGCCGGCACCACTGGCGCGGGAGGCGTGAAGTTCGGCGCCGTCAATGCTGCGAGCTACACCGTCAATTCAGCGACCTCCATCACGGCCATCTCGCCGGCCGGTAGCGGTACGGTCGATGTCACCGTCACCAACAGCGGACAAACTTCAGCTGCCTCAGCTGTCGACCGTTTCGCCTATCTGTCGGCGGCGACGCAGACGGCGCTGACATCGTCGCAGAACCCGAGTCAGGCCGGTCAGGCCGTGACATTTACGGCAACGGTCACCGGGGCGGGCGGAACGCCGACAGGGACGGTCACGTTCAGCGACAACGGCACGTCGATCGGGACGGCGGCGCTGAGCGGCGGCGTTGCGACCTTCACGACATCGGCGCTCGCGGTCGGCAGCCACACGATCACGGCAAGTTATGGCGGCAGCCCCAGCTTCGTGGCCAGCACCTCGCCCGGCTTGGCGCAGACGGTGAACGTGCCGCTCGACAGCGTCAGGCTGCGCGCCCTTCAACTCAACGTCACCAAAATGGTGGCGCAGAATTCGGGACAGGCCATCTCCGGGGCGATCGACGATGCCATCGCCGATGGTTTCAACGATGGCGGCGCTTTCCTGACGCCCGGCAATGGCCGCATGCGCTTCAACTTCTCGGCTGACCCGCGTGACCAGGACGACGTCGCGGCCCTCCCCGGAGCGGCCGGGTCGGGCAGCAGCGCCTATGGCGCCGATCGCGGTGGCAGCCTCGGGACCGACGGCAGATCCGGCCGAGGTCGGTCGCGGATCGACAATGCCTTCGCGGCGATCGACCCTCAGGCGCCGAAGAAGGCCGCGCCCAGATGGCATGAGGACAAGCAATGGCTGTTGTGGGCCGACGTGCGCGGCACTGGCATCGACCGTTGGGGCACGATGAGCACAGCCGGCGTCACCCAGGCAAGCCAGTCCTCGCTCTACGGCCAGCAGCTCAACGCGCTGATGGGGGTGACCTACAAGGCGGCACCGAACTTCCTCATTGGCGCGCTCGGCGGCTATGAGACCTTCAGCTACACCGAGCAGGACATCAACGGGAAGCTCAAGGGAGACGGCTGGACGGTGGGCGCCTATCTCGGCTGGAAGATGTCGCCGACACTCCGCTACGATGCGACGGTGGCCTATTCCGGCATCGGCTATAATGGCACGGCCGGGACTGCGCAGGGCAATTTCAATGGCCAGCGCTGGATGATGTCGACGGGCCTCACGGGCATGTACAAGGCCTACGGCTTCCTGCTCGAGCCTTCGGCCAAGGTCTACGCGCTGTGGGAGCACCAGAATGCGTATACCGATTCGCTCGGCACCCGGCAGGGCACCAATGACTTCGCCAGCGGCCGCGCCTCGGGTGGCTTGAGGGCCGCCTACCCCTTGGCCTGGTTCGACAGCGGCATCGTGCTGACGCCGTTCGTCGGCATGTATGGCGATTACTATTTCAACAAGCAGGATGCCAGTACGCTCACCGACAGTGGCACCGGTCTGGCCTCGACCCCGCTGCTGCAGGGCTGGTCGGCCCGCGCCACCGGCGGTCTCGGCATCAGCACGTCGGGCGGAGCCAGCGTTGGCCTCGGCGCCGAGCTCGGCGGCATTGGCAGCACCACCCGCGTCTGGACCTACTCGGCCAGGGCGCGTGTGCCATTCTCTGCCCGGTAG